The Molothrus ater isolate BHLD 08-10-18 breed brown headed cowbird chromosome 1, BPBGC_Mater_1.1, whole genome shotgun sequence genome includes a window with the following:
- the OSGIN2 gene encoding oxidative stress-induced growth inhibitor 2: MPVWCCRCSLAGHFRAYSGTETEGQLLNSFVQYFGDSLGRKIKRMPLIEETVLPGDSLLTLPVVIIGNGPSGICLSYLLSGYRPYLSPEAIHPNPILHTKLEEARHLSIVDQDLEYLSEGLEGRSSNPVAVLFDTLLHPDADFGYDYPPVLHWKLEQHNYIPHIVLGKGPPGGAWHSMEGSMLTISFGDWMELPGLSFKEWAASKRRNIKSDRVMPEEIACYYKHYVKVMGLQKNFRDNVYITSVSRLYREKDDEGRSHQNEDISTQHLEMEDGQKSLHKRNWEVRGYQRATDGSHVPFCLFAENVALATGTFDSPGRLQVEGEDFPFVLHSMSDFGAAISKGKLRGKADPVLIVGAGLTAADAVLCAYNNNIPVVHVFRRRVTDTSLIFKQLPKKLYPEYHKVYHMMCTQSHTMDSNQHSAYTSFPEHNVLSFKPEMKCVLQSASGLKKILKFSVALVLIGSHPNLFFLKDQGHSIGHHSNQPITCKGNPIEIDPYTYECTKEANLFALGPLVGDNFVRFLKGGALGIARCLAIRQKKKHELIESGDGGGEGVP; the protein is encoded by the exons ATGCCCGTGTGGTGCTGCCGCTGCTCCCTGGCCGGTCACTTCAg AGCTTACAGCGGCACTGAAACTGAAGGACAGCTTTTGAATTCCTTTGTTCAGTACTTTGGTGACAGCCTTGGGAGGAAGATTAAAAGAATGCCTTTAATTGAAGAAACTGTTCTGCCTGGGGACTCCCTTCTTACCCTGCCTGTAGTAATAATAG gaAATGGACCTTCAGGAATTTGCCTTTCTTACCTGCTCTCTGGGTACAGGCCATATTTGTCTCCTGAAGCTATACACCCAAACCCCATTCTGCATACAAAATTAGAAGAAGCTCGACATCTTTCCATTGTTGACCAA GATCTGGAGTACCTGTCAGAAGGCCTGGAAGGACGCTCCTCAAACCCAGTTGCAGTGCTTTTTGATACCTTGCTTCACCCAGACGCTGACTTTGGCTATGACTACCCACCTGTTCTGCACTGGAAGTTGGAACAGCATAATTACATTCCCCACATAGTGCTTGGAAAAGGACCACCTGGCGGGGCCTGGCAT TCCATGGAGGGCTCCATGCTAACCATCAGTTTTGGAGACTGGATGGAATTGCCTGGCCTCAGCTTTAAGGAGTGGGCAGCCAGCAAACGCAG aaatataaAGAGTGATCGAGTAATGCCAGAGGAAATAGCTTGTTATTATAAACACTATGTTAAAGTCATGGGCCTCCAAAAGAATTTTAGAGACAATGTTTACATAACATCAGTGTCCAGGCTTTACCGAGAAAAGGATGATGAAGGTAGGAGTCACCAAAATGAAGATATTTCAACACAGCATTTGGAAATGGAAGATGGACAGAAATCACTTCATAAGAGAAACTGGGAAGTCAGAGGTTATCAGCGAGCAACAGATGGCTCTCATGTGCCCTTCTGCCTCTTTGCTGAGAATGTGGCTCTTGCAACTGGAACCTTTGATTCTCCTGGCCGACTGCAAGTTGAAGGAGAAGACTTTCCTTTTGTCCTCCATTCCATGTCTGACTTCGGAGCCGCAATCAGCAAAGGAAAGTTACGTGGGAAGGCAGACCCTGTGTTGATTGTGGGTGCTGGACTAACAGCAGCTGATGCAGTACTATGTGCCTATAACAACAACATCCCCGTGGTCCATGTGTTTCGTAGAAGAGTTACCGATACAAGCCTAATTTTCAAACAGTTACCTAAAAAGCTTTACCCTGAATACCATAAGGTCTATCACATGATGTGTACTCAGTCTCATACCATGGACTCTAACCAACATTCTGCTTACACTAGTTTCCCTGAACACAATGTACTTTCCTTCAAGCCTGAGATGAAATGTGTTCTTCAGAGTGCCTCCGGactgaagaaaattttgaagttttctGTAGCCTTAGTTCTGATAGGTTCTCACccaaatcttttctttttaaaggacCAAGGACATAGCATAGGTCATCACTCTAATCAGCCCATCACATGCAAGGGGAATCCTATAGAGATTGATCCGTACACTTACGAATGCACTAAAGAAGCCAACCTCTTTGCTTTAGGGCCTCTGGTGGGAGACAACTTTGTACGGTTTTTAAAAGGAGGTGCACTGGGCATTGCACGATGCTTGGCAATAAGACAAAAGAAGAAACATGAATTGATTGAAAGTGGGGATGGAGGAGGTGAGGGGGTACCATAA
- the NBN gene encoding nibrin isoform X2, which translates to MWKLVPASGKGEPYRLLSGVEYVVGRRNCTILIQDDQSISRSHAVLTVSRPETSPSQSLTVPVLTVRDTSKYGTFVNGSKLNGASVSLQSGDRINFGVFESKFRVEYEPLVVCSSCLDVAQKNALNQAIQQLGGLVVNEWTKECTHLVMVSVKVTVKTICALICARPIIKPEFFSELIRAVQSRQQLPNHVSFYPPVDEPSIGSDNLDLSEHHERKKIFSGKTFVFLTAKQHKKLGPAVVLGGGEVKLMTEGRKEMPLLLSPEVCVVDVGLANSQISGSASMTNWTDSILTDLESKNLRAIPEAEIGLAVIFMSTEKYCNPQKQPASKAVPESSASAVVGQAISQSLAVDETIMPTAADGSSLHIADTEEQTCMEIKNTSQVHRQKKMAFQDTTGKKSSGTSGSVNAGTSIPRGNRTSGFSQRSQPVSPSKIPEAVKPCESASCHPNPITNYFQVSRKRERAEEEETSVPKIAKLEERSSPLPKCTESTTSLICNSEAKQHQKKNNILDPNPSFAEDMGMKPMRESVKLTSDRTDTKTTSRENHAPKKRKELDDLSEDTESLEIVFGSGDIDWEDQMADHDQEAQRTKRKKRCLEAKGSRIPEVTVNQQEENKVLFYILNNF; encoded by the exons ATGTGGAAGCTGGTGCCCGCTTCGGGAAAAG GAGAGCCCTATCGGCTTTTAAGCGGTGTAGAATATGTTGTTGGACGCAGGAACTGCACAATTTTAATTCAGGATGATCAGTCCATCAGCCGAAGTCACGCAGTTCTGACCGTAAGTCGGCCTGAAACAAGCCCT AGTCAGTCTCTCACAGTACCTGTATTAACAGTAAGAGATACATCCAAGTATGGCACTTTTGTTAATGGATCAAAACTCAATGGTGCTTCAGTGTCTTTGCAGTCTGGTGACAGAATCAACTTTGGAGTCTTTGAGAGCAAGTTTAG AGTGGAATATGAACCTTTGGTTGTCTGCTCCTCATGTTTAGATGTAGctcagaaaaatgctttaaatcaAGCCATCCAGCAGCTTGGAGGCCTTGTAGTCAATGAATGGACAAAAGAATGTACCCACCTTGTAATGGTATCAGTAAAAGTTACTGTTAAG acTATATGTGCTTTGATTTGTGCTCGACCAATTATAAAACCagagtttttttctgaattaatcAGAGCTGTTCAGTCCAGGCAACAGTTGCCAAATCATGTAAG CTTTTATCCTCCAGTTGATGAGCCTTCCATTGGCAGTGATAACTTGGATTTATCTGAGCatcatgaaaggaaaaaaatattcagtggaAAAACGTTTGTATTTCTAACTGCCAAGCAG CACAAGAAACTGGGTCCAGCAGTTGTTCTTGGAGGAGGGGAAGTAAAGTTGAtgacagaaggaagaaaagaaatgcctTTACTACTTTCTCCTGAAGTTTGTGTAGTTGATGTGGGTTTGGCAAACTCTCAGATCTCAGGATCTGCCTCTATGACAAACTGGACTGATTCCATTCTGACTGACTTGGAAAG TAAGAATCTTAGGGCTATTCCAGAGGCAGAAATTGGATTGGCAGTTATCTTCATGTCTACAGAAAAGTACTGCAACCCTCAAAAGCAGCCTGCTTCCAAAG CTGTACCTGAAAGTTCTGCATCAGCTGTCGTAGGCCAAGCCATTTCCCAGAGTCTGGCTGTGGATGAAACCATAATGCCAACTGCTGCAGATGGCAGCTCCTTACACATAGCTGATACAGAAGAGCAGACATG TATGGAGATAAAGAATACTTCCCAGGTGCATAGACAAAAGAAAATGGCTTTCCAGGATACaactgggaagaaaagcagTGGTACAAGTGGCAGTGTAAATGCAGGAACATCGATACCTAGAGGGAACAGAACATCTGGATTCAGTCAAAGAAGTCAGCCTGTCTCACCATCTAAAATTCCAGAAGCTGTCAAACCTTGTGAGAGTGCTTCATGTCATCCAAACCCAATTACAAATTACTTCCAGGTTTCCAGAAAAAG ggaaagagctgaagaagaagaaacatcTGTACCCAAAATAGCAAAATTGGAGGAAAGGTCATCACCTCTTCCCAAGTGCACTGAATCCACAACTTCATTGATCTGCAATAGTGAAGCAAAACagcatcaaaagaaaaataacatccTTGACCCAAACCCAAGTTTTGCAGAAGACATGGGTATGAAGCCTATGAGGGAAAGTGTCAAACTAACAAGTGATAGAACAGACACTAAAACCACTTCTAGAGAAAATCATGCaccaaaaaagagaaaggaattaGATGATTTATCTGAAGATACAGAATCACTAGAAATTGTGTTTGGAAGTGGAGACATAGACTGGGAAGATCAAATGGCAGATCATGACCAGGAAGCTCAAAGAACTAAACGAAAAAAACGATGTTTGGAAGCCAAAGGAAGCAGGATTCCAGAAGTAACTGTAAATCAGCAAGAGGAGAATAAAGTATTG ttttatattttaaacaatttttaa
- the NBN gene encoding nibrin isoform X1: MWKLVPASGKGEPYRLLSGVEYVVGRRNCTILIQDDQSISRSHAVLTVSRPETSPSQSLTVPVLTVRDTSKYGTFVNGSKLNGASVSLQSGDRINFGVFESKFRVEYEPLVVCSSCLDVAQKNALNQAIQQLGGLVVNEWTKECTHLVMVSVKVTVKTICALICARPIIKPEFFSELIRAVQSRQQLPNHVSFYPPVDEPSIGSDNLDLSEHHERKKIFSGKTFVFLTAKQHKKLGPAVVLGGGEVKLMTEGRKEMPLLLSPEVCVVDVGLANSQISGSASMTNWTDSILTDLESKNLRAIPEAEIGLAVIFMSTEKYCNPQKQPASKAVPESSASAVVGQAISQSLAVDETIMPTAADGSSLHIADTEEQTCMEIKNTSQVHRQKKMAFQDTTGKKSSGTSGSVNAGTSIPRGNRTSGFSQRSQPVSPSKIPEAVKPCESASCHPNPITNYFQVSRKRERAEEEETSVPKIAKLEERSSPLPKCTESTTSLICNSEAKQHQKKNNILDPNPSFAEDMGMKPMRESVKLTSDRTDTKTTSRENHAPKKRKELDDLSEDTESLEIVFGSGDIDWEDQMADHDQEAQRTKRKKRCLEAKGSRIPEVTVNQQEENKVLKEDELGSVLTSEMKTDIKPESPVLNHSKLQDESSNLPSRLLLTEFRSLVVSHPRQNSHLPGNNSYGGKKNFKMFKKVAYPGAGQLPHIIGGSDLIAHHAKKNSELEDWLRQEMEEQKRHAREESLADDLFRYDPNVKRRR, translated from the exons ATGTGGAAGCTGGTGCCCGCTTCGGGAAAAG GAGAGCCCTATCGGCTTTTAAGCGGTGTAGAATATGTTGTTGGACGCAGGAACTGCACAATTTTAATTCAGGATGATCAGTCCATCAGCCGAAGTCACGCAGTTCTGACCGTAAGTCGGCCTGAAACAAGCCCT AGTCAGTCTCTCACAGTACCTGTATTAACAGTAAGAGATACATCCAAGTATGGCACTTTTGTTAATGGATCAAAACTCAATGGTGCTTCAGTGTCTTTGCAGTCTGGTGACAGAATCAACTTTGGAGTCTTTGAGAGCAAGTTTAG AGTGGAATATGAACCTTTGGTTGTCTGCTCCTCATGTTTAGATGTAGctcagaaaaatgctttaaatcaAGCCATCCAGCAGCTTGGAGGCCTTGTAGTCAATGAATGGACAAAAGAATGTACCCACCTTGTAATGGTATCAGTAAAAGTTACTGTTAAG acTATATGTGCTTTGATTTGTGCTCGACCAATTATAAAACCagagtttttttctgaattaatcAGAGCTGTTCAGTCCAGGCAACAGTTGCCAAATCATGTAAG CTTTTATCCTCCAGTTGATGAGCCTTCCATTGGCAGTGATAACTTGGATTTATCTGAGCatcatgaaaggaaaaaaatattcagtggaAAAACGTTTGTATTTCTAACTGCCAAGCAG CACAAGAAACTGGGTCCAGCAGTTGTTCTTGGAGGAGGGGAAGTAAAGTTGAtgacagaaggaagaaaagaaatgcctTTACTACTTTCTCCTGAAGTTTGTGTAGTTGATGTGGGTTTGGCAAACTCTCAGATCTCAGGATCTGCCTCTATGACAAACTGGACTGATTCCATTCTGACTGACTTGGAAAG TAAGAATCTTAGGGCTATTCCAGAGGCAGAAATTGGATTGGCAGTTATCTTCATGTCTACAGAAAAGTACTGCAACCCTCAAAAGCAGCCTGCTTCCAAAG CTGTACCTGAAAGTTCTGCATCAGCTGTCGTAGGCCAAGCCATTTCCCAGAGTCTGGCTGTGGATGAAACCATAATGCCAACTGCTGCAGATGGCAGCTCCTTACACATAGCTGATACAGAAGAGCAGACATG TATGGAGATAAAGAATACTTCCCAGGTGCATAGACAAAAGAAAATGGCTTTCCAGGATACaactgggaagaaaagcagTGGTACAAGTGGCAGTGTAAATGCAGGAACATCGATACCTAGAGGGAACAGAACATCTGGATTCAGTCAAAGAAGTCAGCCTGTCTCACCATCTAAAATTCCAGAAGCTGTCAAACCTTGTGAGAGTGCTTCATGTCATCCAAACCCAATTACAAATTACTTCCAGGTTTCCAGAAAAAG ggaaagagctgaagaagaagaaacatcTGTACCCAAAATAGCAAAATTGGAGGAAAGGTCATCACCTCTTCCCAAGTGCACTGAATCCACAACTTCATTGATCTGCAATAGTGAAGCAAAACagcatcaaaagaaaaataacatccTTGACCCAAACCCAAGTTTTGCAGAAGACATGGGTATGAAGCCTATGAGGGAAAGTGTCAAACTAACAAGTGATAGAACAGACACTAAAACCACTTCTAGAGAAAATCATGCaccaaaaaagagaaaggaattaGATGATTTATCTGAAGATACAGAATCACTAGAAATTGTGTTTGGAAGTGGAGACATAGACTGGGAAGATCAAATGGCAGATCATGACCAGGAAGCTCAAAGAACTAAACGAAAAAAACGATGTTTGGAAGCCAAAGGAAGCAGGATTCCAGAAGTAACTGTAAATCAGCAAGAGGAGAATAAAGTATTG AAAGAAGACGAACTTGGATCAGTTCTAacttcagaaatgaaaactgaTATCAAGCCGGAGTCTCCAGTCTTG AACCACAGCAAACTGCAAGATGAGTCCAGCAATCTTCCTAGCAGGCTTCTGTTGACAGAGTTTAGGTCACTGGTTGTCAGCCATCCAAGACAGAACAGTCATCTCCCTGGAAATAACAGCtatgggggaaagaaaaatttcaaaatgttcAAAAAG GTAGCTTACCCTGGGGCAGGACAGCTTCCACACATTATTGGAGGATCAGATTTGATTGCTCACCATGCTAAAAAGAATTCAGAACTAGAAGACTGGTTAAGGCAAGAAATGGAG GAACAGAAACGACATGCAAGAGAAGAATCACTTGCTGATGATCTCTTTAG ATATGATCCTAATGTGAAAAGAAGAAGATAA